A region of the Pseudoliparis swirei isolate HS2019 ecotype Mariana Trench chromosome 21, NWPU_hadal_v1, whole genome shotgun sequence genome:
ggggggggggtaagtatGCGCCCGACACGACGGTTACCACCGTCCACGGAATGAAAGAAATGGCATccccccggtggtcaggagagagaatgcagctctaacacatgaagcatagacttctatacaaccagaggagccccccggtggtcaggagagagaatgcagctctaacacatgaagcatagacttctatacaaccagaggagccccccggtggtcaggagagagaatgcagctttaacacatgaagcatagacttctatacaaccagaggagccccccggtggtcaggagagagaatgcagctctaacacatgaagcatagacttctatacaaccagaggagccccccggtggtcaggagagagaatgcagctttaacacatgaagcatagacttctatacaaccagaggagccccccggtggtcaggagagagaatgtagctccaacacatgaagcatagacttctatacaaccagaggagccccccggtggtcaggagagagaatgcagctttaacacatgaagcagacttctatacaaccagaggagccccccggtggtcaggagagaggatgcagctttaacacatgaagcatagacttccatacaaccagaggagccccccggtggtcaggagagaggatgcagctttcacacatgaagaatagacttctatacaaccagaggagccccctggtggtcaggagagagaatgcagctttaacacatgaagcatagacttctatacaaccagaggagccccccggtggtcaggagagaggatgcagctttcacacatgaagaatagacttctatacaaccagaggagccccctggtggtcaggagagagaatgcagcttttacacatgaagcatagacttatatacaaccagaggagccccctggtggtcaggagagaggatgcagctttcacacatgaagcatcgacttctatacaaccccCTTGGGTCAGCCTCCCAGTCGGTCACTCCCCTGTACGTGGAGGTGGCAGCTCTGTCTACCTGCTGCGTTGTGTTTGTGGTACTCGATCAGGTCGGGGATGGAGCTGAACAGGTGTTTCTCAGCCAGGTAGAACTGTAGAGGCGGAGCTTGTGTCTCCTTGATGTGGTAATGCTTTAtagctccacctccctctctgcAAACACACGACAATAAAACACAACCAATAAGACTGAAGTCCGACGCTTATTAAACACGCCTCTTTGATACATCACAGGGTGCCCGACTAGAGgaagctcctccctccttgGGGGCGTCCtttaggatggaggaggagtccTCACCCCGCAGCCGACTTGGCGTAGAGCGACACGGTGTAGGCTCCCGGAGCGCTGGAGGCTCTGACCATGAAGGCGCCTTCTTTGTCCTGCAGGGGGCGACGGGGAGCACATTCAGCTTCTGACTCACGTCTGGAGCGCCAACCATGAGCCGCTTTGTTTGggatcgagggggggggggacaacacaAAGGGTCACAGCAGTGATCCTCACCTCTCTCTTTAGCAGCTCTTCAGCCTTGTTCCTGTTGACTTGTTTACTGAACCAGCTACAACAAACAGTCATGTTACTGTCACAAAGCGTCTGAATCCAGAGTGAGAGCCAAGCAGAAatacgtcaacaacaacaacacaatgcacGTATTTAGAATGAAACAATCCAGAGACTCACACAAACTGCACCAGGTTCGTAGACGACTTCTCCGTCACGTAGTTACTGGGAATGTAGCCTTCCTCGctgtgcaacacacacagacacacacacagacacacacacacacacacacacacacacacacacagacagacacacacacagacacacacacacacacacacacacacacacacacacagacacacacacagacacacacacacacacacacacacacacacacacacacacagacacacacacagacacacacacagacacacacacacacacacacacacacacacacacacacacacacacacacacacacacacagacacacacacagacagacacacagacacacacagacacacacacacacacaccacctcgtCATTCACTGTTCCAGGGTTTGATGCGTACGCTTCAAAACGtctaaatgcagctttaactcatgaagcagagacttctatacaaccagaggagccccctggtggtcaggagagaggatgcagctttaacacatgaagcataggcttctatacaaccagaggagccccctggtggtcaggagagaggatgcagctttaacagatgaagcatagacttctatacaaccagaggagccccctggtggtcaggagagaggatgcagctttaacagatgaaacatagacttctatacaaccagaggagccccctggtggtcaggagagagaatgcagctttaacacatgaagcatagacttctatacaaccagaggggccccctggtggtcaggagagagaatgcagctttaacacatgaagcatagacttctatacaaccagaggagccccctggtggtcaggagagagaatgcagctttaacacatgaagcatagacttctatacaaccagaggagccccctggtggtcaggagagaggatgcagctttaacacatgaagcatagacttctatacaaccagaggagccccctggtggtcaggagagagaatgcagctttcacacatgaagcatagacttctatacaaccagaggagccccctggtggtcaggagagaatgcagctttaacacatgaagcatagacttctatacaaccagaggagccccctggtggtcaggagagaggatgcagctttaacacatgaagcatagatttctatacaaccagaggagccccctggtggtcaggagagagaatgcagctttcacacatgaagcatagacttctatacaaccagaggagccccctggtggtcaggagagaggatgcagctttaacacatgaagcatagacttctatacaaccagaggagccccctggtggtcaggaaagagaatgcagctttaacatatgaagcatagacttctatacaaccagaggagccccctggtggtcaggagagagaatgcagctttcacacatgaagcatagacttctatacaaccagaggagccccctggtggtcaggagagtcgatgcagctttaacacatgaagcatagacttctatacaaccagaggagccccctggtggtcaggagagagaatgcagctttaacacatgaagcatagacttctatacaaccagaggagccccctggtggtcaggagagaggatgcagctttaacacatgaagcatagacttctatacaaccagaggagccccctggtggtcaggagagagaatgcagctttcacacatgaagcatagacttctatacaaccagaggagccccctggtggtcaggagagagaatgcagctttaacacatgaagcatagacttctatacaaccagaggagccccctggtggtcaggagagagaatgcagctttcacatgaagcatagacttctatacaaccagaggagcccctggtggtcaggagagagaatgcagctttaacacatgaagcatagacttctatacaaccagaggagccccctggtggtcaggaaagagaatgcagctttaacatatgaagcatagacttctatacaaccagaggagccccctggtggtcaggaaagagaatgcagctttaacatatgaagcatagacttcaatacaaccagaggagccccctggtggtcaggagagagaatgcagcctgGCTTCCCTCACCTGAACTGGTTGCGTGCTTTGTACCAGTTGACGTCGCCCTTGTCCAGGATGACGTATTCTCCTCCTTGGACCAGACTCAGGCCGTGCGGCTCGGTTCCCAGGAAGTCGTACAGCGCAAtcaccacctcttcctcctcctcctcctcttcctcctcttcctcgtcatcatcatcataatctccatcatcaccaccctcaggaggcagaggaggagggggccgccgctggaggagaaagaacaactgtgtgtgtgcgtgcgtgcgtgcgtgcgtgcgtgcgtgcgtgcgtgcgtgcgtgcgtgcgtgcgtgcgtgcgtgcgtgcgtacgtgtgtgtgtgtgcggttacCCTCTCGTTGCGTCGCTTCTCTCCAGGAATCAGGGGTAAAGGTTTTCTGGAAACTATAAAAGAGGAAGAGCAGAaggttttaaatgtttacatggCGGCtgcctagaggaagtgtcccAATACCAAGTCTTATTATGACATGTTTACAACATTTTAATGAATCGTTAAGATACTCGTTTCTTACTGTCTCCAAACAGGTTGTACTCCTCGCAGCCCAGAGCCAGCTTGTCCACCTGCCGGCAGCAGAGCCACGCCCCTTCCTGCCAGAACTGAGGGTGGAACTTAGTGGAGACCACGGCGTTGTCTTTGATCTCTGCCCACGGAGAGGGGGTGTGAGTCACTTATGTATACGTcctacagctgcattctctctcctgaccaccagggggctcctctggttgtatagaagtctctgttcATGTGTTCTACTGACCCCCCTTGAGGCTCTGCACCCAGAGGCTCCTGCTCTCGTTGCTCGGGGCGAACACGTAGAGGGTGACGGCGTCGTGCACCACCTGCACACAAACGAGGCTGCTTAGAACCACTCTGGAGAACCACTCTGGAGAACCACACTGGAGAACCACCCTGGAGAACCACCCTGGAGAACCACTCTGGAGAACCACCCTGGAGAACCACTCTGGAGAACTACACTGGAGAACCACTCTGGAGAACCACTCTGGAGCACCACACTGGAGAACCACTCTGGAGAACCACACTGGAGAACCACCCTGGAGAACCACTCTGGAGAACTACACTGGAGAACCACACTGGAGAACCACTCTGGAGAACCACTCTGGAGAACCACTTTGGAGCACCACACTGGAGAACCACTCTGGAGAACCACTCTGGAGAACCACTCTGGAGAACCACACTGGAGAACCACACTGGAGAACCACTCTGGAGAACTACACTGGAGAACCACCCTTGAGAACCACTCTGGAGAACCACTCTGGAGAACCACTCTGGAGAACCACACTGGAGAACCACTCTGGAGAACCACTCTGGGGAACCACTCTGGAGAACCACTCTGGAGAACCACACTGGAGAACCACTCTGGAGAACCACTCTGGGGAACCACTCTGGAGAACCACTCTGGGGAACCACTCTGGAGAACCACTCTGGAGAACCACTCTGGAGAACCACTGTGGAGAACCACTCTGcctaaagggggcggggccaaagtCTGTCTGGAGTGTGTTGAGCAGTTTTAAAAAATGGCGTCAATTTActaaagcatcatgggaaatgtagaGCGCGGTGgtcttcttaaagggacagcgtgTGGAGACCAACTGAACCCCTTCAAAGACCGTGGTAAAGTGAAGCGCCAAGTCGGTCTAGAGTCCGCATGTCACTTTAAAAACATGGCGGACCCCGCCTCTCGCTCCCGGAGGACTCGCAGCGTGCTCACGCAAAACAAACGACGACTCTTAGTTCAGTCGATTAAACACAGGTTGAAACATAACTAtgacgctggccctttaaggatgatgatgatgatgatgatgatatatactttattaatccccaaggggaaattagttctctgcatttaacccctccttagttattaaggagcagtgggctgcagtgaagcgcccgggaagcaactgggggttcagtgccttgctcaaggacacttcgacttgcaactaatggggagagcggggatcgaacccacaaccctggggttgcaggacggccctcttaccccactgagctaaagccgccaaAAGGAGACGTTAGAACCGTGATAATAATGACACGATCaaaacctcttttattttgaagtcttaGGTCGACTTTGAAGCAGGAGATGGGCTCAGGTGTTCAAGACATGGCGGACTGAAGGGTACGTGTTGGGGCAGGTGTGTACCTGAAGGGTACGTGTTGAGGCAGGTGTGTACCTGAAGGGTACGTGTTGGGGCAGGTGTGTACCTGAAGGGTACGTGTTAGCAGGTGTGTACCTGAAGGGCACGTGTTAGCAGGTGTGTACCTGAAGGGTACGTGTTGGGGCAGGTGTGTACCTGAAGGGTACGTGTTGGGGCAGGTGTGTACCTGAAGGGTACGTGTTGGGGCAGGTGTGTACCTGAAGGGTACGTGTTGGGGCAGGTGTATACCTGAAGGCACGTGTTGGGGCAGGTGTGTACCTGAAGGGTGCGTGTTGGGGCAGGTGTACCTGAAGGGTGCGTGTTGGGGCAGGTGTGTACCTGAAGGGCGTGTTGAGGCAGGTGTGTACCTGAAGGGCGTGTTGGGGCAGGTGTGTGCCTGAAGGGCGTGTTGGGGCAGGTGTGTACCTGAAGGGTGCGTGTTGAGGCAGGTGTATACCTGAAGGGTACGTGTTGGGGCAGGTGTGTACCTGAAGGGTACGTGTTGAGGCAGGTGTATACCTGAAGGGTACGTGTTGGGGCAGGTGTATACCTGAAGGGTACGTGTTGGGGCAGGTGTATACCTGAAGGGTACGTGTTGAGGCAGGTGTGTACCTGAAGGGTACGTGTTGAGGCAGGTGTGTACCTGAAGGGTACGTGTTGAGGCAGGTGTGTACCTGAAGGGTACGTGTTGAGGCAGGTGTATACCTGAAGGGTACGTGTTGAGGCAGGTGTATACCTGAAGGGTACGTGTTGAGGCAGGTGTATACCTGAAGGGTACGTGTTGGGGCAGGTGTGTACCTGAAGGGTACGTGTTGAGGCAGGTGTGTACCTGAAGGGTACGTGTTGGGGCAGGTGTGTACCTGAAGGGTACGTGTTGGGGCAGGTGTGTACCTGAAGGGTACGTGTTGGGGCAGGTGTGTACCTGAAGGGTACGTGTTGGGGCAGGTGTGTACCTGAAGGGTACGTGTTGGGGCAGGTGTGTACCTGAAGGGTACGTGTTGAGGCAGGTGTATACCTGAAGGGTACGTGTTGGGGCAGGTGTATACCTGAAGGGTACGTGTTGGGGCAGGTGTGTACCTGAAGGGTACGTGTTGGGGCAGGTGTGTACCTGAAGGGTACGTGTTGGGGCAGGTGTGTACCTGAAGGGTACGTGTTGAGGCAGGTGTGTACCTGAAGGGTACGTGTTGGGGCAGGTGTGTACCTGAAGGGTACGTGTTGGGGCAGGTGTACCTGAAGGGTGCGTGTTGAGGCAGGTGTATACCTGAAGGCACGTGTTAGCAGGTGTGTACCTGAAGGGTACGTGTTGAGGCAGGTGTATACCTGAAGGGTACGTGTTGGGGCAGGTGTATACCTGAAGGGTACGTGTTGGGGCAGGTGTATACCTGAAGGGTACGTGTTGAGGCAGGTGTGTACCTGAAGGGTACGTGTTGAGGCAGGTGTGTACCTGAAGGGTACGTGTTGAGGCAGGTGTGTACCTGAAGGGTACGTGTTGAGGCAGGTGTATACCTGAAGGGTACGTGTTGAGGCAGGTGTGTACCTGAAGGGTACGTGTTGAGGCAGGTGTGTACCTGAAGGGTACGTGTTGGGGCAGGTGTGTACCTGAAGGGTACGTGTTGGGGCAGGTGTGTACCTGAAGGGTACGTGTTGGGGCAGGTGTGTACCTGAAGGGTACGTGTTGAGGCAGGTGTGTACCTGAAGGGTATGTGTTGGGGCAGGTGTGTACTTGAAGGGTACGTGTTGGTGTGTACCTGAAGGGTACGTGTTGGGGCAGGTGTGTACCTGAAGGGTACGTGTTGGTGTGTACCTGTTGGTGTGTACCtggagggtatgtgtgtgtgtacctgagggtgtgtgtacctggagggtatgtgtgtgtgtacctgagggtgtgtgtacctggagggtatgtgtgtgtgtaccagagggtgtgtgtacctggaggatatgtgtgtgtacctgagggtgtgtgtacctggagggtatgtgtgtgtgtacctgttggTGTGTACCTGagggtgtgtgtacctggagggtatgtgtgtgtgtacctggaggttatgtgtgtgtacctggaggttatgtgtgtgtacctggagggtatgtgtgtacctgagggtgtgtgtgtgtgtacctggtgtgtgtgtgtgtacctggtgtgtgtgtgtgtgtacctgagggtatgtgtgtgtacctggagggtgtgtgtacctggtgtgtgtgtgtgtgtacctgagggtgtgtgtgtgtacctggagagtgtgtgtacctggtgtgggtgtgtaccaggtgtgtgtgtgtgtgtgtgtacctggagggtatgtgggtgtgtacctggtgtgtgtgtgtgtgtgtacctggagggtatgtgtgtgtgtacctgagggtgtgtgtgtgtacctggagggtgtgtgtacctggtgtgtgtgtgtacctgagggtgtgtgtgtgtacctggtgtgtgtgtacctggagggTGTGTACCTGagggtgtgtgtacctgagggtgtgtgtgtgtacctggagggtatgtgtgtgtgtacctgagggtgtgtgtacctggtgtgtgtgtgtgtacctggagggtatgtgtgtgtgtacctgagggtatgtgtgtgtacctggtgtgtgtgtacctggtgtgtgtgtgtacctggtgtgtgtgtgtgtacctgagggtatgtgtgtgtacctggtgtgtgtgtgtacctggtgtgtgtgtgtacctggtgtgtgtgtgtgtgtacctggtgtgtgtgtgtacctggtgtgtgtgtgtacctggtgtgtgtgtgtacctggtgtgtgtgtgtgtacctggtgtgtgtgtacctggtgtgtgtgtgtacctggtgtgtgtgtacctggtgtgtgtgtgtgtacctggtgtgtgtgtacctggtgtgtgtgtgtacctggtgtgtgtgtgtacctgagggtgtgtgtgtgtgtacctggtgtgtgtgtgtgtgtacctgtgtgtgtgtgtacctggtgtgtgtgtacctggtgtgtgtgtgtgtgtgtacctggtgtgtgtgtgtacctggtgtgtgtgtgtgtgtgtgtgtgtacctggtgtgtgtgtgtgtgtgtgtacctggtgtgtgtgtgtacctggtgtgtgtgtgtacctggtgtgtgtgtgtacctgagggtgtgtgtgtacctgagggtgtgtgtgtacctggtgtgtgtacctggtgtgtgtgtgtgtacctggtgtgtgtgtacctggtgtgtgtgtgtgtgtgtgtgtgtgtgtgtgtgtgtgtacctggtgtgtgtgtgtgtgtacctggtgtgtgtgtacctgagtgtgtgtgtgtgtgtacctggtgtgtgtgtgtacctggtgtgtgtgtacctggtgtgtgtgtgtgtgtgtgtgtgtgtgtgtacctggtgtgtgtgtgtacctggtgtgtgtgtacctggtgtgtgtgtgtgtacctggtgtgtgtgtgtgtgtgtgtgtacctggtgtgtgtgtgtacctggtgtgtgtgtgtgtgtgtacctggtgtgtgtgtgtgtacctggtgtgtgtgtgtgtacctggtgtgtgtgtgtgtgtgtgtacctggtgtgtgtgtgtgtacctggtgtgtgtgtgtacctggtgtgtgtgtgtgagtgtgtacctgtgtgtgtgtgtacctgatgtgtgtgtgtgtgtgtgtacctggtgtgtgcgtgtacctgtgtgtgtgtacctgtgtgtgtgtacctgtgtgtgtgtgtgtacctggtgtgtgtgtgtgtgtgtgtacctggtgtgtgtgtgacctggtgtgtgtgtgtgtgtgtgtacctggtgtgtgtgtgtacctgtgtgtgtgtgtacctggtgtgtgtgtgtgtgtgtgtgtgtgtacctggtgtgtgtgtgtacctggtgtgtgtgtgtgtacctggtgtgtgtgtgtacctgtgtgtgtgtgtgtgtgtgtgtgtacctggtgtgtgtgtgtgtacctggtgtgtgtgtgtgtgtgtgtgtgtgtacctggtgtgtgtgtacctggtgtgtgtgtgtgtgtgtgtgtgtgtacctggtgtgtgtgtgtgtgtgtacctggtgtgtgtgtgtgtacctggtgtgtgtgtgtacctggtgtgtgtgtgtgtgtgtgtacctggtgtgtgtgtgtgtgtgtgtgtgtgtgtgtgtgtgtgtacctgtgtgtgtgtgtgtgtgtgtgtgtgtacctgtgtgtgtgtttgtgtaggtgtgtgtacctgtgtgtgtgtgtgtgtgtgtgtgtgtacctgtgtgtgtgtacctggtgtgtgtgtgtgtacctgtgtgtgtacctggtgtgtgtgtacctggtgtgtgtgtgtgtgtacctggtgtgtgtgtgtgtacctggtgtgtgtgtgtgtacctggtgtgtgtgtgtgtgtgtgtacctggtgtgtgtgtgtgtacctggtgtgtgtgtgtacctggtgtgtgtgtgtgtgtgtgtacctggtgtgtgtgtgtgtgtgtgtgtgtatctgtgtgtgtacctggtgtgtgtgtgtacctgtgtgtgtgtgtacctggtgtgtgtgtgtgtgtgtacctggtgtgtgtgtgtgtgtacctggtgtgtgtgtgtgtgtgtgtgtgtgtgtgtgtgtgtacctggtgtgtgtgtgtgtgtgtgtgtgtgtacctggtgtgtgtgtacctgagggtgtgtgtgtgtgtgtgtgtgtgtacctggaagGGGTATTTGTTGGGGCAGGGGATCACTCCGCCGTGGCTCTTCACCACCTCGGCGCAGCGGACGCGGCTCAGCTCGATGGAGCCTCTCCTGAAGCGCTTCTGTTGACGGTGTgtagacataaacacacaagatACACACAAGATACACACTCCTCTTGTCTGTAAATATGAATACTCGTACACATCAACAAGTACTGGCCTTCAGAAGCCCTCTACCGTGTGTGTATTCAGAACGAGGCAGTTTCATGAAGGTGAAGTATTTCTTGCGAGCTCTTGATGCTAACTAGCGTAGTGAACGGCTAACGGAGCTGACCTCTCTCCGCCCGTCGTAGTAGTCCAGGTGCGTCCTGGTGAGGACGAACAAGCGCTCCTTGTAGTTCAGCGGCGACgtcctcttcttctgctgcgAGCGCTtgaccagcagctcctccaataGCAGCTCGGCACTCATCCTGGCCCCGCCCACGCCCTCAGCCCATTGGTGGAGGCCCGTCAGAAGGAGGAGGGCCGCAGCTGAAGAGAAGAAAACTACTCGAGACACCGTGTTATTTAAATaagagtatatatttatataacctGTGAAGGAAATATATCTGAAGTAAACAACTTTAAAACAAGATTAAATCTGAGTTCTGACGTTTTTTCTGATAGTTGGAGGTATTTGTCCACAACTCTAACTTTATGTTGTATTAATGATAACGTGTTCAAATGTTTATAACACAAAATCATCCAGAGATAATAtactcagtggcgggccgtgggcctggggcctgggccttcagtgaggtcctacacagtcccacccgaattaatccacctcttattcctctcattatgatgccatggctctagaccagggctcaatacgtcgatcgcggcgtagtattggtagatcgcatgacattaaaaaaaattggcccgcccccgtcattttctctatagcacgtctttgtttatttattaaactaaacagccgtctgatgttgatcgtatctacacaacagcatgtcatttctctcggctctccgtctcgcgctctgcagaatgcgcgcatcatgacggagaaaaagaagaagaaaaaagtcacttgcactcgtttgttcactaaacagggcattgtcgcacccaaagcagattccaagtatatgctcgaccaaatcgacatcttctcctccttccgccattgcgggttgaaaaaacagctttgtagtccgcgaattaattcctttatcaaattcagtttcctagttctgaggttctgcgtctacctgcccataggccccgcctctcaatattggtaatccaatcaaaagacgtgcagcactccgcctgctagctggctcctgtgccggttccggggccttctagaaggcctagaggagccaactctaaagctgattggttgacacaacatcgtcattcccattcacttgaagctaccagcgcccgcaatgttgattctgaaggcctaagggcagatgttagccccctggcaacacacgatggctgaatatgattggataaaagatctaacataaagaccagccctccaaatctcaacctggcgctggcagcagcgcaaccaagaggaacgctatgaaattaagagaataactcttactctgggaaataattgaatacatatttgtgggaaaatatatttagaaaaaaatatatattctgatgatgtttaggccagcagagaaggccttgctggccctgacggcccgccactgaataTACTTGTAGTCACTTGAATACTTTGAGTATTTCCATGTTAAGGTACTTTATACTTGTttcctttatatttattaaaccGCTTTTACTTACTTTGATCAATgattataatgtattaatataataaatattacttCAGGTAAAGTATACGTTgatgagtacttttactttagaaTACTGTATTTTACTTGATTCTTCTGGTTCTGTGTTTTCCGACAGCACCTGAATGCAGCAGAAGGAAGCGCGAGACCCCC
Encoded here:
- the tec gene encoding tyrosine-protein kinase Tec isoform X3; translation: MSAELLLEELLVKRSQQKKRTSPLNYKERLFVLTRTHLDYYDGRREKRFRRGSIELSRVRCAEVVKSHGGVIPCPNKYPFQVVHDAVTLYVFAPSNESRSLWVQSLKGEIKDNAVVSTKFHPQFWQEGAWLCCRQVDKLALGCEEYNLFGDISRKPLPLIPGEKRRNERRRPPPPLPPEGGDDGDYDDDDEEEEEEEEEEEEVVIALYDFLGTEPHGLSLVQGGEYVILDKGDVNWYKARNQFSEEGYIPSNYVTEKSSTNLVQFVWFSKQVNRNKAEELLKREDKEGAFMVRASSAPGAYTVSLYAKSAAGEGGGAIKHYHIKETQAPPLQFYLAEKHLFSSIPDLIEYHKHNAAGLVARLRYPVGKQDRSAPSTAGFSYEVGDRPRGADLHEGAGQRAVRRGAARQVEGSAPRGHQGHPRGRHVRGGLHRGGQSHDEAVPPQAGAAVRRVQPAEAALHRDGVPGARLPAELPQAAARTPRPGVLAELLPGREPGHAAPGGPRLHPPRPGFQELSGELLSGGEGF
- the tec gene encoding tyrosine-protein kinase Tec isoform X1, whose translation is MSAELLLEELLVKRSQQKKRTSPLNYKERLFVLTRTHLDYYDGRREKRFRRGSIELSRVRCAEVVKSHGGVIPCPNKYPFQVVHDAVTLYVFAPSNESRSLWVQSLKGEIKDNAVVSTKFHPQFWQEGAWLCCRQVDKLALGCEEYNLFGDISRKPLPLIPGEKRRNERRRPPPPLPPEGGDDGDYDDDDEEEEEEEEEEEEVVIALYDFLGTEPHGLSLVQGGEYVILDKGDVNWYKARNQFSEEGYIPSNYVTEKSSTNLVQFVWFSKQVNRNKAEELLKREDKEGAFMVRASSAPGAYTVSLYAKSAAGEGGGAIKHYHIKETQAPPLQFYLAEKHLFSSIPDLIEYHKHNAAGLVARLRYPVGKQDRSAPSTAGFSYEKWEIDPAELTFMKELGSGQFGVVRLGKWRARRRVAIKAIREGAMSEEDFIEEARVMMRLSHPRLVQLYGVCSQQKPLYIVTEFLELGCLLNFLRQRRGRLGLGSLLSFCLDVSQGMQHLEAHGFIHRDLASRNCLVSSSLVVKVSDFGMTRYVLDDQYTSSSGAKFPVKWSPPEVFNFCKYSSKSDVWAYGVLMWEVFTEGRMPFEQNQNHEVVVMVTKGHRLYRPKMAPPAIYDIMQLSWRERPDDRPPFSQLSQMISDALEADAPPPN
- the tec gene encoding tyrosine-protein kinase Tec isoform X2; translation: MKLPRSEYTHGRGLLKKRFRRGSIELSRVRCAEVVKSHGGVIPCPNKYPFQVVHDAVTLYVFAPSNESRSLWVQSLKGEIKDNAVVSTKFHPQFWQEGAWLCCRQVDKLALGCEEYNLFGDISRKPLPLIPGEKRRNERRRPPPPLPPEGGDDGDYDDDDEEEEEEEEEEEEVVIALYDFLGTEPHGLSLVQGGEYVILDKGDVNWYKARNQFSEEGYIPSNYVTEKSSTNLVQFVWFSKQVNRNKAEELLKREDKEGAFMVRASSAPGAYTVSLYAKSAAGEGGGAIKHYHIKETQAPPLQFYLAEKHLFSSIPDLIEYHKHNAAGLVARLRYPVGKQDRSAPSTAGFSYEKWEIDPAELTFMKELGSGQFGVVRLGKWRARRRVAIKAIREGAMSEEDFIEEARVMMRLSHPRLVQLYGVCSQQKPLYIVTEFLELGCLLNFLRQRRGRLGLGSLLSFCLDVSQGMQHLEAHGFIHRDLASRNCLVSSSLVVKVSDFGMTRYVLDDQYTSSSGAKFPVKWSPPEVFNFCKYSSKSDVWAYGVLMWEVFTEGRMPFEQNQNHEVVVMVTKGHRLYRPKMAPPAIYDIMQLSWRERPDDRPPFSQLSQMISDALEADAPPPN